The window AGTGCTGTCAGATAGACGCTATGAGAAATGCCCGCCTCGGCCTCTACCACAATGTCTCGATAAGATTCGACAATCCACGGAGGCAGCTACAGACTGCAAGTTCAATTTCTGCCTGGTCAACTATTATGCCTCTGGTGCAGATAGCATTGCGTTTCACAGCGATGACGAGAAATTTCTGGGCCAAGAGCCTGCCATTGCCTCCTTTTCGCTAGGCGCGCGACGAGACTTCCTGATGAAGCCCAAACCAGCACCTCCAAGCCAGGAAGCAAACCCACCTATCAAATCAAAAGTGATTAAATTTCCATTAAATAGCGGGGATATGATCTTAATGAAAGGGAAAACACAATCTAACTGGCTCCATTCTATACCGAAACGCACAGGGAAGaatgaggaagatggaggaagaaTCAACATAACTTTCAGAAGAGCCAAGATCAAAGAGGGGACagaaaactattataattataatgtCGGAAATGGTCCCGTTTATCGTTGGGACAAGACAAGTCGAGCCATGGTGTTGTGGAAGCCCTCATGATGGTAGAGAAAATATACATTATCTATACGAGAATGGATATCTgtaggagagaaaaaagaaattgctTCCGCGTGGTTTATTTACCACGTCGGAACTGCGCAGAAGCAAAATTTCTCAGAGCCTTGAGGAACACTTGGTAGCCGAATGTCTCGTTGTCTTGCAGGCAGAAAATCTCAGTCAGTCTGATTTGCCACGGTGGGTAGCCCGACAGCTCAACGTGAGGAGTGAAGAGAATTAGCAAGTCGGGTTCAGGGAGGATGCCTTCTGACAGCTCGGCGTCAATGAGCTCTTGGGAAATATCTCGTGGGGAGATCTTGCCCCGTTGCGACATGTCCGCAAGAGTTCTGGTAAGGTCCACGATAgactctcttccatcttggtAGGAAATCAGATGGAGCTGCAAGTGTCCATGTCTGCTCTCCTCCAGCATGCGGGTGGGGAAATCATCCTGGTGGGGAGAAGTCACAGAGAGCGTCGGATGCTCGGCGCCAAAGTAGAATGTGAATTTCTGGACAACTGCCTCATAGACTCGAGGCATATGCTTCTTCAAGACACCTTTGATGTAAGGTTAGCTTTGCTAGCATACAAGGTAAAAAAAGGATTGGTTACGAGCTCACCTGACTTCTCATATATTGAGAGCATGGGGATCTCTGCACAAGCACACCATGTGGCAAGCTCAGCCGTCTCCTCAATCAACCGGTCGAGGTCGTTTTTCGCCCTATGATTCCCCTCGGTCTTCAAGATTGCGCTGAGAtgcttgggcttcttggtCAGTCCCATGATGTCTCGCCGAATGTACTGCGGCGTGGCATGGTGGTAATAGAGAATAGAAGATATCCGATAGGACACGCCGTGCCATGTCTGTCGCGATTTGATATATAGAGAAAAGATGCCATGCATAAGGGCGAATACGAAGACAAAGATTTGATTCTTTATAAATCGTCTGACTCCGAGTCGAGATCTACGCTGTGCTTGTCCAGGCTTGTTTACTATGGTCGATCCATCATTCGGCGAGGGAAGCGAGGcctgccaaaaaaaaaaaaaaaaaaaaaaagtcagagGTGTGTATAATCTCGAATGTCGCAAACTGTCCATACCTTGAAGATAGCTTGTCTCTGTGCCTCTGATAGAAGGCTATGGCCCAGTCGCTCGTCGGCTCTATATGCCTTGGTATTCTCAAAGTTCATGGGCATGTTGAATATTTGCAGTCTCGGAAGACTGTCTCACTAACGGCGAAGTGATTCGTAGTCGAGGCCAGTAGGTGTACAAGGATCTAAAGTTTCGAGATCGGTCGTATTAGGTGTTTTGTTGTTGGTTGAAGCTCGATCTCAGGGAAACGAAGCCGAGTGCGCGCCCTTGCGGTTGTGGCGGCTGCCCTTATGGCAAATGAATGAGGAGGATCGAAGACGTGTCCATCCAGCAAATTGCTGGGGAGAAAAGAGTTGGGGCGAGAGGCGATGCAAATGAGCTGCTGTCTTTCGCCAAATTGGGTACCTGTAAAATTGTACCTGGTGATTTGCATGTGTCCTCTCTCCTGAGTGGCGTGGCCCGACGAGCCACGGGAGGGTGTGGCGCAGCTCCGAGGCCGATGTAAACGTGGCGTAGCGGGGCTCGGCAGGCATCATAGCGTTCCACTGCTTGCTAACAGGGTCACGTATTCCAAGGAGGCAGAGCTATCAAGCAATCCACGAATCGCACGAGGCCGGCGCTTCGCGACGACGCAACGCGACAAACTGACTAGGCAGATCGTCGAACATCGCACACATGAGTGGGTGTAGCAAATGGTCGTCAATTGCAACTTACACATAGCTCGCTGATGCGCCTTCGCCTGACGCTCACCAACCATGGATCGGTCCAGCGGGCCCAAGAGCATCTTCCCCAAGGGCCCGAACTTCAGCCTCGATGACTTCTCCAACAAGGATTTCATAGTCAGAGACTTTGTGGATAGTCTTGCGGAGAGTGCTATGCCCTCTAGCCGTCGTTCAGGGCCAACACAATCCACAACATTTGATCCGAAGCCGCTGATCAGAAGCTTTGAGAGTACGAGATGCACCTAAGAAGAGATGAGGAGAAAGGGGGCAATCATGCTGACGAAATTCTCTCCAGATGCCTTATCTCAGCTTGCCGTCCTTGGAGATGAGCTCCAGGAGAGGGAATCCGAGCTCCTCTCCCAGGTGCGCCGGGCCGAAATCCAACACGACCAGACACTCGATACCCTCGGCCGCAAGCTCGACGAAACCATGGAATCCTTCGAAGCCCTTGACATCTCACTAAATCCCGGCAGCACAAATGGCAAAGATGTGAACGGGAAGCCTGATAATGGGGGGAACATCGCCGTTCAGATCGGAGAGAAGTTAGACGACTTAgataagaagagaaggagagcgcAGGACACAATCTTCTTAATAAACTGCTGGACGGAACTAAGCGAAACTGGATTATTGTCATCCCTTGAAGATATCAGGCGGCAAGGCGGTGCTGAGAACAAAGTGCGATGTGCCGTCATTGCTCGCCAATTAATGAGAATCAGCCAGCAACTCGATCCGCTAGCATGGGGAACGCGGAATGGCAACAGAGCCAGCATAGCCAGCTTTGCTACATTAACAATGCGAGCACGCAATACCCGTGAAATTCTCGAAAAGTTTTGCGAGACGTTAGAACAAGACTTGCTGCAGCAGTTCAACAACAGCTACAAGCGGCAGAACTTCAATGACATGATGGAATGCGCAAAGGTGCTGTACGATTTCAACGGAGGAGCTAGCGTCATTGCAGTTTTTGTAAACCAGCATCAATTCTTCATTGACCGAGATCAACTGATGAGTGACGAAATGGCAGCTGACGGCGAAATGTGGGAAGCTTTGGCAGATCCGGACACGGAGCCCCCAGGTATCGAGCCAAGCTTGCAATCACTAATTGATGAAGTCAAGATCGTCATGCAGGAAGAATCATTCATCATTAAACGAGCGTTTCCTTACTATGAAACGGTACTTGTCAAGTTTATTCAGCGAGTCTTTCAACAGTCTATACAGCAGCGGTTGGAGAAGGTTCTAGATAAAGCCGAATCGGTCTCAACCCTAGCGTTTTTGAGGTCCTTACACTCATCTAGGAGTTATATCGGCTCTCTGGTGGAAGATTTGAAGATGCACGGCCTGACTGAGCACCCAGAGCCTTGCTCGGCACAAATTGCACAAGCTCTAGACCAGCAATTAGACGAACTCTTTGTCCCCTTCCTTGTGGGTAGTGTCTACATTGACCGAGAACGGAAGAGCTTGGAAGAACTCTACggctctttgcttttcaagTTCAGCATATTCCActcaaggagaaagaaggcacCATCTGGGTTTATGGCTTCATTGGCCCAACAAGGCACGCAGCTTATACAATCTGCCAAGGACGCTTATCTCGAGCGGCTTGAGTCGTCCGAGCTGTCGGATACACAAAAAGCGATGATGCTGCGAGTTGCTGGCCTGCAGGACAAGGGTGACAGGGAGGACAAAAACGAAATCGAAGTATCAGACGAGGATGGAATACTTAGTGTGGCAAACGCCAAGAGGATGTTAAAATGGATGGCGGAGAGCGTCCAGAGAGTACTCGAGCTAGGATCGCAACTCGACACACCGAAAGACGTCAACATCTTGCTAAACTTGCTGCTCACAAATATGGGCCAGGTTTATATCGACACTGCGCTGGACGCAGCACACTTCCAGGCCACCGTTCTAGAGAACACGAAAACAGAGCCAGACATGTCCTATCTACCACCTATTCGGCCTGGCGTGACAATCTCTGCTCTCATGGAACGATTCATCAGCACCGTGCTCATTCGACTCGCTGAATCCAACACGACTGTAAGGAAGAGCATGGAAGCCCAGAAGAAAATGGCCATTGATGCCATCGAGAAGAAGACCAACGCCATTATGAAGGTATCCATCGACGTCATTGTCAATTGGGTCATCAAGTCGCTGGGCACACAGAAGAAACAGGACTTTAGACCCAAGGATGGCGAGCTAGAATCGCTCCAGACCGCTACATGTCTGCACATCTGCCAGTTCCTCGCACGGGCGAGCCAGCTTGCAGGCCAGGCCATCGATGGGCACAACGCAGAGAAATTCTTCAGTGAGCTCGGTCTCGTGCTCCACTCTCACCTGTTTGACCACTTCAAGAGGTTCCAGGTCAACGCCACGGGTGGTCTGATGGTCACGCAGGACATTGCAAAGTACGTCGCGACGCTGCGGGCGTGGCCGCTGGCCAAGGACGTCGAGACGGCGATAGAGATGCTTACGGAGATTGGATCGCTGTTCATCGTCGGGCCAGAGGCACTGAGGGAGAAGGTGAGGACGCTGGCGCCGGGGTCGAGCTCGGTGAGAGGGAAGCTGTCCAAGGCGGATTTCAAGGCGTTTGTGCAGAAGCGAGACGATTCGGGGTCTTTGGGCATACAGGGTATATTGACCGGCTTATGATTGACTTAAAAAGAGtgggtgtcttttttttttttttttagtttttgtATCTTGCTCTGTACATGTTTGATGAGAGTCGAAGAAGCGTATGTTTGAATCAAACGAATACCAAGGAGAGACGgacaatattttttttttttattttattcatgTTTCATTCATTGATCCCATTTATAAGTGATACGGCCCTCCTTGTGTTGGTGTTCTATAAGTCTCTTCTCATTCCTCCTTTCTGTCCCGTGTATTCCTCAATCTTCTCATCCAAGAAGTCTATCAAATCCGCCATGTTCGTAAATTCCACCAGCTTCgccctctccttcttgttcAGCAGCGCAGACTTGTCGCCGCCCATCCCAGGAGCACACATCTCTTGTACGTGATGTACCACCAGCTTCAGGGGCAGCGGACACCGCGCGACGTTGCACATGAAGGTCTCGAGAGTTTCCCAGGGGCAGGAGGAGTGGCCGGCGAAGAGGGCTGGGTTGGCGAGGAGGCCGCGGGCAGACATGAAGCCCGAGAGATTTGTGTTGCTAGGTTTCGGTTGCTGTTTTGTGGCGGGAGTGTCCTGGGGGTCTTCTTTGACGGTGAGGGTTGCGAGGTCGGGGATGGTGGATCTGATGGGGAGGGTTGCGAGATCGAAGACGTCGCCGGAGAGGAGGATGGGGAGTGTGCGAGAGTACTTTTCTGTGAGGATCTCCAGGGCTTCGGTGCGGATGGGAGTGGTGGAGGGGGTGTGGCGTGTTCGAGGATGGATGGTGACCCAGTCGACAAGGCGGTTTTGGGGGTGTCCAATGACTGTATCGAGAAAGTCCATTGTTCTCCTGAGTTTTGAGTTTGAATCATGAGTATGAGTTTGTTCTTCACCCGCCTCTAGAGAAGTTGGAATATGTGCATAAGAGTTGGCTCCCTTACCTCAAATCATCGTGAACTCGTATTTTAACGCTCACGCTGCGCCCCTTTGGGCTGTGCAtgtcctcctccatcttgacGCCCCATCCGTCCCTCTCCAGATACTGCCTCGTCTCAACGACCATGTCGCGCACCCGCTCCCTCTCGTTCATCAGCGCCGCGCCGAGAGTTTCGGCGCAGGCCCAGGACTGAGGACATCCGCAGTTGAGATCGACGCCCGAGACGAAGGGCGCGATGAGGGAGGATGCGCGGGCGAGTTCCTGGGGGTCGTTGGCGCCGAACTGGACGATGGTGGGTGGCTGGACGCCCGAGGTGTTGATTGTAAAGTCTGTGTTTTCACTCTCTCAATActcgtctctctctttttttttttccccctctcctTCATTCACTGTATATTGAATGACATAATGGGCGATGAGACGTACCGCTGTCCCTGGCAAACTGATTTCTGTTGAACTCCTTGGCCAGAATCATAGGCGTCCAGCATAAGTCGACGCCATATTTGTGAACAGTTTGGCGAAAGGCAAGCTTCAAAGCAGTCAGCTCTATGCTCtgataaaaaataaagaaaaaatacaataaatCTTAACACAGCCAACATGAGCCAAGACTCACCTTGCTGTAGCGCACCATCGGCGCACAGGCATACAAAAACCTGTCCTGCCTCTTCGCAGCATCGAAGATCTTGAGCGGACTATCACATCTCCAGTTAGTTCGTCGATGCAAATCTTACCCTACAGGGCTTCTTGGAAAGATCTAGCCCTGCGAGCCAGAGGACGCAGACTTACTGCGAGGAGGCCactgctgcatcttcatcccTAGTGATGGACCCCATGGCGAACTGCCAGCCAAAGGTtcaattaaatattaattttttttatgagaTTGCGTAGGAAAGTTTATGAGAGATTCGGCATCGACGCTGACAAAGACCCCCTTTGGCTAGTGTGTGAATCAGTAGGTAAgccgctctttttttttttttttctcccctcagATCGGACATCCTTACCGTGCGAACTATTAAACGCAGGCACTAAGTTTTGGTACTAAAAGTCTTGGCAGCTTAGTTGGGAATATCCAATTCAACGACTTCTTTGACCGGCCGGTTAGAGATTTCATTGTTCTTAGACGACCCAGTATCGGTGTGAACCAAAAGCAATGAATTATCTCCTGTAGAgtagaaagaagagggatCCTAGATTGAACAAACAAACagaaaataagaatatttaaagtttactgcAAACATTTCAGGTTGGAGGTATAATCATTGTATATTGAACTCCAAGACTTGCCCGAAGGCGTCTATGTAAATTGCCTTGACCATAATAGATATAGAAGATAGAAGAAATTGAGAAGCCATTCCCGCAGGGATTATGGATTATTGGCTACTTTTCCGCACGCTGCcccaaaaagagagaaaaaaatctttGACTCATCGTACATGCCGACATGTATATTCACAGTTTAccattaaataaaaatccgttcagttttttttttcccaatcTGAATGCGTCCAGCGCTTAGAGAGCGAAAGCAACGGCAGCGCCAACaacggcagcagccatgccGCTGACACCGAGACCAGCGGCAgcgttggtggtggcagcaggagccttgctggtggtggagctggagccgctgGTGGTGGAAGAGGCAGCCATGACCATACCACCGAATACTCCGGACTTGGGAGACTCGTTGGAGGTGGCcttctcagcagcagccttgaacTCGGCGAGGGtcttgttggcgttggcgttgACAGCACCAACCATACCAGCAGCGCAGTGGTTGCCAGTTGATTGAGAGCAGTAGAACCAGATAGGAGTGGTGCTGTTGACCTCGACCTGGAAGACTTTGGACTGGAAGATTACTGTTAGCACATCTGGCATGGTCATTGTGGTGCTTTTGGTTAACTTACGTTCTCAGTGCCACTGGTAGGGAAGAAGCCGGAGTAGAAACCACCCTCAGCCTTGGGCTTGCAGGGAGTAGCAAAATCGGCGGCCACAACGGAGTGGTTCTTGGGGTGGTAGTGGAACTCCAGGATGTCACCAACGGCGGCAGTGATGTCGTTGGGAGAGAAAGTGAGACCACCCTTACCGACGTCGATGCGGATGGTCTTGGCGCTGGCGACAGCGGAGAGAGCAGTAACGGCAAGAGTTGAGAAGAGCATTTTGGCGGTTgtgttttgttttatttggttgatattaaaagaagaatagaaaagaaacaatgaAGTTTGTTTGCAGGCTTGGGGGTATCacttgaagaagatgagattgTCTGGCTAGGAAAATAACGAGAACCTGAGGGTGTGCTGGTCTTATATGCTTCTGTCCCTTCATGGACTGTCGACTAGCCGCCGTCTCCCACGAGGCAGCCATGATGGGTCTGAAGCATAGACATGCCGCCAAACGAAGCCAAGTTCGAGCCCCTCAAAACGTTTGCCTGGGAATAAACCAGGTCGGAGTACCCCTGGCTGTTCCACACCCCCGGACATGCAGAAGCCTCATTACAACCACACAGCCCCATGCAGACATAGAGGGGGCGTGGGCTGAATGTGAAGAATGTCATTGGCCCTGGCAAGGCTCTGACGCTTCAAGATCTGTTTATAAAACTAGATGCAGAGCGTTTCCCGTTTTGCGTATCATTAATAAGCCCCGTATAAGTCCGTATTTGTGCTAGCACTCTATACTATTGCTGACAGCGGCCGTAAAGACAGGGCAGTATGTGGCCCAATACTATCCAAATGTGAGAATAGCCTCCTATATGGAGCCAAAAGGACAGAGCCTTCATGTCCCATGGGGCGGCGCTACCGTAGACTGCGTGGCAGATTGAATGCAGTATTGGCCATAGATTGTTCCGGACCAACGTCGTAGCGTCTCTTACCATAAGCTGAGACGGTTAGGATCTCGAATTGGATTAGGTCGGAAGCCTGCCTTTGGCTATATCAGGCACAAACGGGGCCAAGGGGCTGCAGCATTGCGGATGCCGAGAAAGCTTGTTTCTATTGAAAGCAGACTGGCGGCCATCGCTAACACAGCCACTTGGCTAGCGTCTATCTTGATTCATCGTTTGCCGTTCATTGAGATTGGCTTACAGCCTGGATATTATGCGCTTCATGCTCGTGGCTTCATTTCAtaggcgttttttttttttttttttttttttgcttgcccTGTGCTTTGTGTTGATCTGACCGGATCCGTCTGAGT is drawn from Trichoderma asperellum chromosome 4, complete sequence and contains these coding sequences:
- a CDS encoding uncharacterized protein (EggNog:ENOG41~SECRETED:SignalP(1-17)), whose amino-acid sequence is MLFSTLAVTALSAVASAKTIRIDVGKGGLTFSPNDITAAVGDILEFHYHPKNHSVVAADFATPCKPKAEGGFYSGFFPTSGTENSKVFQVEVNSTTPIWFYCSQSTGNHCAAGMVGAVNANANKTLAEFKAAAEKATSNESPKSGVFGGMVMAASSTTSGSSSTTSKAPAATTNAAAGLGVSGMAAAVVGAAVAFAL
- a CDS encoding uncharacterized protein (BUSCO:EOG092D0ITM), whose amino-acid sequence is MDRSSGPKSIFPKGPNFSLDDFSNKDFIVRDFVDSLAESAMPSSRRSGPTQSTTFDPKPLIRSFENALSQLAVLGDELQERESELLSQVRRAEIQHDQTLDTLGRKLDETMESFEALDISLNPGSTNGKDVNGKPDNGGNIAVQIGEKLDDLDKKRRRAQDTIFLINCWTELSETGLLSSLEDIRRQGGAENKVRCAVIARQLMRISQQLDPLAWGTRNGNRASIASFATLTMRARNTREILEKFCETLEQDLLQQFNNSYKRQNFNDMMECAKVLYDFNGGASVIAVFVNQHQFFIDRDQLMSDEMAADGEMWEALADPDTEPPGIEPSLQSLIDEVKIVMQEESFIIKRAFPYYETVLVKFIQRVFQQSIQQRLEKVLDKAESVSTLAFLRSLHSSRSYIGSLVEDLKMHGLTEHPEPCSAQIAQALDQQLDELFVPFLVGSVYIDRERKSLEELYGSLLFKFSIFHSRRKKAPSGFMASLAQQGTQLIQSAKDAYLERLESSELSDTQKAMMLRVAGLQDKGDREDKNEIEVSDEDGILSVANAKRMLKWMAESVQRVLELGSQLDTPKDVNILLNLLLTNMGQVYIDTALDAAHFQATVLENTKTEPDMSYLPPIRPGVTISALMERFISTVLIRLAESNTTVRKSMEAQKKMAIDAIEKKTNAIMKVSIDVIVNWVIKSLGTQKKQDFRPKDGELESLQTATCLHICQFLARASQLAGQAIDGHNAEKFFSELGLVLHSHLFDHFKRFQVNATGGLMVTQDIAKYVATLRAWPLAKDVETAIEMLTEIGSLFIVGPEALREKVRTLAPGSSSVRGKLSKADFKAFVQKRDDSGSLGIQGILTGL
- a CDS encoding uncharacterized protein (EggNog:ENOG41), which codes for MSQKRTIDAFFSSAPKRPRKDINEERSISDGPDEITTKTQHIEYPFPITDFPASISKELSSLPARPARAINNEPDLDLLYYEPYIPEYLTRQIFQHLRAELPFYKVEYQIKRGGIETQVRTPRWTTVFGLDETSKFDETGAVVDANTEMKVLSDRRYEKCPPRPLPQCLDKIRQSTEAATDCKFNFCLVNYYASGADSIAFHSDDEKFLGQEPAIASFSLGARRDFLMKPKPAPPSQEANPPIKSKVIKFPLNSGDMILMKGKTQSNWLHSIPKRTGKNEEDGGRINITFRRAKIKEGTENYYNYNVGNGPVYRWDKTSRAMVLWKPS
- a CDS encoding uncharacterized protein (TransMembrane:1 (i62-83o)), which produces MPMNFENTKAYRADERLGHSLLSEAQRQAIFKASLPSPNDGSTIVNKPGQAQRRSRLGVRRFIKNQIFVFVFALMHGIFSLYIKSRQTWHGVSYRISSILYYHHATPQYIRRDIMGLTKKPKHLSAILKTEGNHRAKNDLDRLIEETAELATWCACAEIPMLSIYEKSGVLKKHMPRVYEAVVQKFTFYFGAEHPTLSVTSPHQDDFPTRMLEESRHGHLQLHLISYQDGRESIVDLTRTLADMSQRGKISPRDISQELIDAELSEGILPEPDLLILFTPHVELSGYPPWQIRLTEIFCLQDNETFGYQVFLKALRNFASAQFRRGK